A part of Periophthalmus magnuspinnatus isolate fPerMag1 chromosome 14, fPerMag1.2.pri, whole genome shotgun sequence genomic DNA contains:
- the aspa gene encoding aspartoacylase, which yields MSSYNNNSVRLNAATKVAVFGGTHGNEMSGVTLVNLWMKNSNEIQRKGVETKPFITNPKAVEKCTRYVDTDLNRAFTAENLSAPGGESLPYEVWRAQEINNMFGPKGSPEAYDVIFDLHNTTSNMGCTLILESSKDHFNLQMMNYIKKALAPASCLVLLNEHPLLKYSTSRSVAKHPVGLEVGPQPQGVLRSNIFDSMRVIIKHALDFIELFNEDVEFPPCTVEVFRVLERVDYPRDANGNIIAMVHPNLQDCDWEPLNPGDPMFQTFDGKTIHYQGPGTVYPTFINEAAYYEKQQAFVTTKRETLVASAVKKS from the exons ATGTCGTCTTATAACAACAATAGCGTGCGTCTTAACGCAGCCACCAAAGTGGCTGTATTTGGAGGGACGCATGGAAACGAGATGTCAGGTGTAACTCTCGTGAACCTGTGGATGAAGAACAGTAACGAGATCCAGAGGAAAGGTGTAGAGACCAAACCGTTTATAACGAACCCAAAGGCTGTGGAGAAATGTACCCGATACGTGGACACGGATCTGAACCGTGCGTTCACTGCGGAGAACCTCAG TGCCCCTGGTGGAGAGTCTCTACCTTATGAAGTGTGGAGGGCCCAGGAAATCAACAATATGTTTGGCCCCAAGGGAAGCCCAGAGGCCTATGACGTAATCTTTGACCTCCACAACACCACTTCCAACATGGGCTGCACCCTGATCCTCGAGAGCTCCAAAGACCACTTCAATCTGCAGATGATGAACTATATCAAG AAAGCGCTTGCACCGGCCAGTTGCCTAGTTCTCCTCAATGAACATCCTCTTTTAAAATATTCCACTTCACGCTCTGTGGCCAAACACCCTGTTG GACTAGAAGTCGGCCCACAACCTCAAGGTGTTCTCAGAAGTAACATCTTTGATTCTATGAGAGTGATTATAAAGCATGCATTGGACTTTATTGAGCTGTTTAACGAAG ATGTGGAGTTTCCTCCATGCACTGTAGAAGTTTTTCGGGTTTTGGAGAGGGTTGACTATCCCAGAGATGCCAATGGAAACATCATTGCCATGGTGCACCCTAACCTCCAG GATTGTGACTGGGAGCCATTGAACCCTGGTGACCCCATGTTCCAGACATTTGATGGGAAGACAATCCACTACCAAGGTCCTGGGACAGTCTACCCCACTTTTATCAATGAAGCGGCATATTATGAAAAACAACAAGCTTTTGTCACCACAAAGAGAGAAACACTAGTTGCTAGTGCTGTCAAAAAGTcgtaa
- the LOC117380965 gene encoding uncharacterized protein LOC117380965, which yields MDIRDIAEIGSGPFEFEERNSNDINEIIHDLVEVQESDSEDSLFLTQKPQTSIPNAATSPHLSIRSTPISPRFLESESSSSSSEGEGEGGPKRRKRHPSLPIYNFPFLNQRKSQSSDDRYVHAGRNRAIHYGGMAGFFKCVDVMWPNGKRRKCYESLPTVDADNEEITPITEDDESDEEDVKIIDKRLFVYSLKPKITKSSQPWVSSLRNKIAKTTKPTRTSISQQHFGGKKTSQSTSSKPQDLSKKIQENVDSSSDETSIEESIIPRGPSIYSHNDTVHLAQVNQVTDQGIVLSDLDELEDSESQSILQKHSLDIRGRDHSICDANEVLSTKMKQGDVILEDKNENLSTSLSQESADLFEDYITNYSSPHRHKDKTPRKMEIKNLITENNGNTVEKFNDVESTSLTKLTSASCNQEKEVKGQRLPEDAELLSCTNDEDNGVRTVQKKKKSVVRENAKKEQNGTNLDPLQLVNNLEKEVKEQSLPEYAELLSCQNVDVEDNGDGTVQKKKKTKKKKGDMETAEKEQNLTNLDPSQKVNNGQLDGISALDKTVSNMSEDGRKLKKKQKSTHDCYALKEFPLQNADKNSSPSSVGNHKISNLVNNDNTVTEGDEPVSVRKKKKSPSAENEQNGAYLDPLRIVNNGQSDNMVEVDKTVSNLSDNKRKLKKKKTKEARDCDEEFALKEFQHKTAESQEISNLISNDHTGTDSLSIQGYEPVSVRKKKKRPVLSAENEQNGTYLDPLRIVNNGQSENMAEVDKTVSNLSDNKRKHKKKPKEAHNCDDEEFALKEFQHLKTDKNTLSGLAESQKMSDFISNDHISTHCLSVQGDGPVSVRKKKKRSVLSAEKEENGTYLDPLQIANLHNGQSDNMADVDETVSNLTDNKRKHKKKRKAVCNEDLASNEPPLHNTDKNSSSGLVGNHEKPELLHNNNDTDCIATQGHDSESVIKKKKKVHSMAGTVQNVTLDLSLSEEGHGADGLDISTNVSESAENITFLQENELGNKVKKKKKKRKKDRDGELNNLDANAKVTEVPEMNEHNKSIDCDSTEVNQPPSDEGVHVRKKKKKTSQSEICHTGMGKTTPEGVKGSVILSPKASECPERKKGDKKKRQHVESVVMKTSEVMELEQRTVKRKKHKGCFKDHEQTVPSPSHVEISPSSGKPEKSDRTKARYVSARSASRQSQSCELRVESLPLLCFVSLICAQCP from the exons ATGGATATTAGAGACATCGCTGAAATTGGAAGTGGCCCATTTGAATTTGAGGAAAG GAACAGCAATgacataaatgaaataatacatGACCTTGTTGAAGTTCAGGAAAG TGATTCTGAAGATAGCCTTTTCCTCACCCAGAAACCACAAACTTCAATACCTAATGCTGCAACATCACCTCATCTCAGCATAAGGTCCACGCCAATATCCCCCAGATTTCTTGAGTCTGAGTCATCATCTAGTAGTAGTGAAGGTGAAGGTGAAGGTGGCCCCAAGAGAAGAAAAAGGCATCCATCGCTCCCAATATACAACTTTCCTTTCCTTAACCAGAGGAAGTCACAGTCGTCTGATGATCGATATGTACACGCAGGCAGAAACCGAGCCATTCAT TATGGCGGCATGGCaggattttttaaatgtgtggatGTGATGTGGCCAAATggtaaaagaagaaaatgttaTGAATCATTACCAACGGTTGATGCAGACAATGAAGAAATAACACCAATAACGGA aGATGATGAGTCAGATGAAGAGGatgttaaaataatt GATAAGAGGCTGTTTGTATATTCACTGAAACCCAAGATAACCAAGAGTTCACAGCCTTGGGTTTCGTCCTTGAGAAATAAAATAGCTAAAACTACAAAACCAACAAGGACGTCAATCTCACAACAacattttgggggaaaaaagacATCCCAGTCCACATCCAGTAAGCCCCAAGATTTGTCAAAGAAAATACAGGAAAATGTGGACAGCAGCAGTGATGAAACATCCATTGAGGAATCAATCATACCAAGAGGCCCTTCAATTTATTCACACAATGATACAGTGCATTTAGCTCAAGTAAACCAAGTTACAGACCAAGGGATTGTGTTGTCTGACTTAGATGAATTGGAGGACAGTGAAAGCCAAAGCATTCTGCAAAAACATTCATTGGACATTAGAGGGAGAGATCACAGTATTTGCGATGCAAATGAGGTGTTGAGTACTAAAATGAAACAAGGAGATGTAATACTGgaagataaaaatgaaaatttgaGCACATCATTGAGCCAAGAGAGCGCTGATCTTTTTGAAGATTACATAACAAATTATTCATCTCCTCATCGGCACAAAGATAAAACCCCAAGGAAAATGGAAATA AAGAACTTGATAACTGAGAATAATGGAAATACTGTAGAAAAATTTAATGATGTGGAATCTACTTCATTGACAAAACTTACGTCTGCAAGTTGCAATCAAGAGAAAGAAGTAAAAGGACAAAGATTGCCGGAAGATGCTGAGCTGCTGTCTTGTACAAATGATGAAGATAATGGTGTTAGAACcgtacagaagaagaagaaaagtgtTGTTCGGGAAAATgctaaaaaagaacaaaatgggACTAATTTAGATCCACTGCAATTAGTGAATAATCTAGAAAAAGAAGTAAAAGAACAAAGTCTTCCTGAATATGCTGAGCTGCTTTCTTGTCAAAATGTTGATGTTGAAGATAATGGTGATGGCACTgtacaaaagaagaaaaaaactaaaaagaaaaaaggtgacatggaaactgctgaaaaagaacaaaatttgACTAATTTAGATCCATCGCAAAAAGTGAATAATGGACAATTGGATGGCATCAGTGCATTGGACAAAACAGTGTCCAACATGAGTGAGGATGGAAGAAAACTTAAAAAGAAGCAAAAGTCAACCCATGATTGCTATGCTCTGAAAGAATTTCCACTTCAAAACGCAGACAAAAATAGCTCACCAAGCTCAGTTGGGAACCATAAAATTTCCAATCTTGTAAACAATGATAATACTGTCACAGAAGGTGATGAACCAGTGTCtgtgaggaaaaagaaaaaaagcccATCTGCTGAAAACGAACAAAATGGGGCTTATTTAGACCCATTGCGAATAGTGAATAATGGACAATCAGATAACATGGTTGAAGTGGACAAAACAGTGTCAAATTTGAGTGATAACAAAAGGaaacttaaaaagaaaaaaacaaaggaagCCCGTGATTGTGATGAAGAATTTGCTCTGAAAGAATTCCAACATAAAACAGCTGAAAGTCAAGAAATTTCTAATCTTATAAGCAATGATCATACTGGTACAGACAGCTTATCAATACAAGGTTATGAACCAGTATCtgtgaggaaaaagaaaaaaaggccaGTTCTATCTgctgaaaatgaacaaaatgggaCTTATTTAGATCCATTGCGAATTGTGAATAATGGACAATCGGAAAACATGGCTGAAGTGGACAAAACAGTGTCAAATTTGAGtgataacaaaagaaaacacaaaaagaaacCAAAGGAAGCCCATAATTGTGATGATGAAGAATTTGCTCTGAAAGAATTCCAACATcttaaaactgacaaaaacaccTTATCTGGATTAGCTGAAAGTCAAAAAATGTCTGATTTTATAAGCAATGATCATATTAGTACACACTGCTTATCAGTACAAGGTGATGGACCAGTATCtgtgaggaaaaagaaaaaaaggtcaGTTCTATCTgctgaaaaagaagaaaatgggaCTTATTTAGATCCATTGCAAATCGCCAATTTGCACAATGGACAATCAGATAACATGGCTGATGTGGATGAAACAGTGTCAAATTTAACTGATAACAagagaaaacataaaaagaaacGAAAGGCAGTCTGTAATGAGGATTTAGCTTCGAACGAACCTCCGCTTCAtaacacagacaaaaacagcTCTTCAGGATTAGTTGGGAATCATGAAAAACCTGAACTCCTACATAATAACAATGATACAGACTGCATAGCAACACAAGGACATGACTCGGAGTCTGTgatcaaaaagaaaaagaaggttCACTCTATGGCAGGAACTGTGCAAAATGTTACTCTAGATCTTTCACTGTCTGAAGAGGGTCATGGGGCAGACGGACTTGACATCAGCACAAATGTCAGTGAATCAGcagaaaatattacatttttacaagaGAATGAATtgggtaacaaagtaaaaaagaagaagaaaaaaagaaagaaggacAGGGATGGTGAACTTAACAATTTAGACGCAAATGCTAAAGTCACAGAAGTCCCTGAAATGAATGAACACAATAAAAGCATTGATTGTGACAGCACTGAAGTGAACCAACCTCCCAGTGATGAAGGTGTTCATgtgagaaagaagaaaaagaaaacatctcAAAGTGAAATCTGTCACACTGGCATGGGAAAAACAACACCTGAGGGAGTGAAGGGGAGTGTTATATTAAGCCCAAAAGCATCCGAATGcccagaaagaaaaaaaggagaCAAAAAAAAGAGGCAGCATGTTGAGAGTGTAGTTATGAAGACTTCAGAAGTGATGGAGCTAGAGCAAAGAacagtgaaaagaaaaaagcacaAGGGATGTTTTAAAGACCATGAACAAACTGTCCCCAGCCCATCACATGTTGAAATATCGCCCTCTTCAGGTAAACCGGAGAAGAGCGACCGGACAAAG GCGCGTTACGTAAGCGCGCGCTCAGCCAGTAGGCAGAGCCAGTCCTGTGAGCTCAGAGTGGAAAGTTTACCTCTGCTGTGCTTTGTGTCCCTCATTTGTGCACAGTGTCCTTAG